The following are encoded in a window of Mustela nigripes isolate SB6536 chromosome 3, MUSNIG.SB6536, whole genome shotgun sequence genomic DNA:
- the MARS2 gene encoding methionine--tRNA ligase, mitochondrial yields MRPSHVLPGRRLRRRGRAGTMLRASVLRRLGRPGARAGARLLEYSGPRHYSSGPLGARDDAGGARAFFTTPIFYVNAAPHIGHLYSALLADALCRHRRLRVPGAAATRFSTGTDEHGLKIQQAAAAAGLAPTELCDRVSAQFQQLFRAAGISSTDFIRTTEARHRIAVQHFWGLLEARGLLYKGLYEGWYCASEECFLPEAKVTRQPSSSGGSCPVSLESGHPVSWTKEENYIFRLSQFREPLQRWLRGDPQAITPEPFHRAVLQWLEEELPDLSVSRKSSHLHWGIPVPGDDSQTIYVWLDALVNYLTVIGYPNAEFKSWWPTTSHIIGKDILKFHAIYWPALLLGAGMSPPHRIYVHSHWTVCGQKMSKSLGNVVDPRTCLDRYTVDGFRYFLLRQGVPNWDCDYYDEKVVKLLDSELADALGGLLNRCTAQRINPSGTYPVFCTACFPSEAGLVGPSVRAQAEDYALVNAVATLPRQVAEHYENFQIYKALEAVSSCVRQTNGFVQRHAPWKLSWESPVDAPWLGTVLHVALECLRVFGTLLQPVTPSLADKLLSRLGVSAKERGLGELCFLPRFYGHPCPFEGRRLGPETGLLFPRLDQSRAWLVKAHRT; encoded by the coding sequence ATGCGCCCCTCCCACGTGCTTCCAGGACGCCGCCTGCGGCGCCGCGGCCGGGCGGGCACCATGCTGCGAGCTTCTGTCCTCCGGCGGCTGGGGCGTCCGGGAGCCCGTGCAGGAGCCCGGCTGCTGGAGTACTCCGGCCCACGCCACTACAGTTCGGGCCCTCTGGGTGCCCGCGACGATGCTGGCGGCGCTCGCGCCTTCTTCACGACACCCATTTTCTACGTGAACGCGGCGCCGCACATCGGACACCTGTACTCCGCTCTGCTGGCGGACGCCCTGTGCCGCCACCGTCGCCTCCGAGTTCCCGGCGCTGCCGCCACGCGATTCTCCACCGGTACGGACGAGCACGGCCTGAAGATTCAGCAGGCAGCAGCCGCTGCGGGCCTGGCCCCCACCGAGCTGTGCGACCGAGTGTCTGCCCAGTTCCAGCAGCTTTTCCGGGCGGCCGGCATCTCCTCCACCGACTTCATCCGCACCACCGAAGCCCGGCACCGGATCGCTGTGCAGCACTTCTGGGGACTGCTGGAGGCCCGGGGTCTGCTCTACAAGGGGCTCTACGAAGGTTGGTATTGCGCCTCCGAAGAGTGCTTCCTGCCTGAGGCCAAAGTCACCCGACAGCCGTCTTCGTCAGGCGGTTCGTGTCCTGTGTCTCTAGAGAGTGGGCACCCTGTGTCCTGGACCAAGGAAGAGAACTACATTTTCAGGCTTTCTCAGTTCCGAGAGCCGCTTCAGCGGTGGCTGCGGGGCGACCCTCAGGCAATCACACCCGAGCCATTTCATCGCGCAGTTCTTCAGTGGCTGGAGGAGGAGCTGCCGGACCTGTCTGTTTCTCGAAAGAGCAGCCACTTGCATTGGGGCATTCCTGTGCCCGGGGACGATTCGCAGACCATCTACGTATGGCTGGATGCCTTGGTCAACTACCTTACTGTAATTGGCTACCCAAATGCTGAGTTTAAATCTTGGTGGCCCACCACCTCTCATATCATAGGCAAGGACATTCTTAAATTCCATGCTATCTACTGGCCTGCCCTCCTCTTAGGGGCCGGCATGAGCCCACCACACCGCATCTATGTCCACTCTCACTGGACGGTCTGTGGCCAAAAGATGTCTAAAAGCTTGGGTAACGTGGTGGACCCCAGGACTTGCCTTGATCGCTACACTGTGGATGGTTTCCGATACTTTCTTCTTAGGCAGGGCGTCCCCAACTGGGACTGTGATTACTATGATGAAAAGGTGGTTAAGTTGCTAGATTCTGAGCTGGCAGATGCTTTGGGAGGTCTCCTGAACCGGTGCACGGCCCAAAGAATAAATCCTTCTGGGACCTATCCGGTTTTCTGCACGGCCTGCTTTCCCAGTGAGGCAGGGTTGGTGGGGCCATCAGTTCGTGCTCAGGCAGAGGACTATGCTTTGGTGAATGCAGTGGCCACTTTGCCCCGGCAGGTAGCTGAGCACTATGAGAACTTTCAGATCTATAAGGCTCTGGAGGCAGTGTCCAGCTGTGTCCGGCAAACTAATGGCTTTGTCCAAAGGCATGCACCATGGAAGTTGAGCTGGGAGAGCCCAGTGGATGCCCCCTGGCTGGGTACTGTGCTTCATGTGGCTTTGGAATGTTTGCGGGTCTTTGGAACGTTGCTGCAGCCTGTCACCCCAAGCCTGGCTGATAAGCTGCTATCCAGGTTGGGAGTCTCTGCCAAAGAGAGGGGCCTTGGAGAGCTCTGTTTCTTGCCTCGATTTTATGGACATCCATGTCCTTTTGAAGGGAGGAGGCTGGGACCTGAAACTGGGCTCTTATTTCCAAGACTAGACCAGTCCAGGGCCTGGCTGGTAAAAGCCCATAGGACCTAG